A genomic stretch from Argiope bruennichi chromosome 2, qqArgBrue1.1, whole genome shotgun sequence includes:
- the LOC129989245 gene encoding protein spaetzle-like isoform X1, giving the protein MEHRALASCVLIAFFLLSDVRESSQLTRDPPRARNNKQSEKTVLFPETNVTEHSLPVFPDPVVSYVGRQQPLAPPTDNFGHPLCAQKPGDTFCEKVENYPEQEIRKAINYSSEEFVELFGTMAISSRKSGDLDEDTVCKQQSRIFYPRAAVNENDQWAFVVNDVDYIQTVMAEVCENDEQPCRFLDGTLPWDVTSRCRQKFAYKRLLALHPNKKKTYTDAFRFPSCCICYVKKPFIMTRTRTIEVGDQTPAQTSNVRQRNPREP; this is encoded by the exons atcgCATTTTTTCTGTTGAGTGATGTCCGGGAGTCTTCCCAGTTGACTCGAGACCCACCCAGAGCGAGGAATAACAAGCAAAGTGAAAAGACGGTCCTGTTTCCGGAAACCAATGTGACGGAGCACTCTCTTCCGGTGTTTCCGGATCCTGTTGTGTCGTACGTGGGACGCCAACAACCTCTGGCTCCACCCACCGATAACTTCGGGCACCCACTTTGTGCCCAAAAACCGGGCGACACCTTCTGCGAGAAAGTGGAAAATTATCCTGA GCAGGAAATCCGGAAAGCCATCAACTATTCGTCTGAGGAGTTCGTGGAACTGTTCGGCACGATGGCCATTAGTTCTCGAAAATCCGGTGACTTGGACGAAGACACCGTTTGCAAACAACAGTCTAGGATCTTCTATCCCAGGGCGGCGGTCAACGAGAATGACCAATGGGCCTTCGTAGTGAATGATGTAGACTATATACAGACCGTCATGGCAGAAGTATGCGa GAATGACGAGCAGCCTTGTCGCTTCTTGGACGGAACCCTCCCGTGGGATGTCACGTCTAGATGTCGTCAAAAATTCGCGTACAAAAGACTTCTAGCTTTGCATCCCAACAAGAAAAAGACATACACAGATGCTTTTCGTTTCCCATCATGCTGTATATGCTATGTGAAGAAGCCTTTCATCATGACAAGAACTAGAACTATCGAAGTTGGAGATCAAACACCAGCTCAAACATCCAATGTTAGGCAAAGAAATCCTAGGGAGCCTTAA
- the LOC129989245 gene encoding protein spaetzle-like isoform X2, with the protein MEHRALASCVLIAFFLLSDVRESSQLTRDPPRARNNKQSEKTVLFPETNVTEHSLPVFPDPVVSYVGRQQPLAPPTDNFGHPLCAQKPGDTFCEKVENYPEQEIRKAINYSSEEFVELFGTMAISSRKSGDLDEDTVCKQQSRIFYPRAAVNENDQWAFVVNDVDYIQTVMAEVCENPDGPCRYYSDSGILPLEHTASCRQKYSYKRLFAFNPNGTYTYIDSFKFPTCCQCYVKKEYFLVFKNLNHGKRF; encoded by the exons atcgCATTTTTTCTGTTGAGTGATGTCCGGGAGTCTTCCCAGTTGACTCGAGACCCACCCAGAGCGAGGAATAACAAGCAAAGTGAAAAGACGGTCCTGTTTCCGGAAACCAATGTGACGGAGCACTCTCTTCCGGTGTTTCCGGATCCTGTTGTGTCGTACGTGGGACGCCAACAACCTCTGGCTCCACCCACCGATAACTTCGGGCACCCACTTTGTGCCCAAAAACCGGGCGACACCTTCTGCGAGAAAGTGGAAAATTATCCTGA GCAGGAAATCCGGAAAGCCATCAACTATTCGTCTGAGGAGTTCGTGGAACTGTTCGGCACGATGGCCATTAGTTCTCGAAAATCCGGTGACTTGGACGAAGACACCGTTTGCAAACAACAGTCTAGGATCTTCTATCCCAGGGCGGCGGTCAACGAGAATGACCAATGGGCCTTCGTAGTGAATGATGTAGACTATATACAGACCGTCATGGCAGAAGTATGCGa AAATCCTGATGGGCCCTGTCGCTATTACAGTGACAGTGGAATTCTTCCATTGGAACATACTGCGTCATGCCGCCAAAAGTATTCTTACAAGAGACTTTTCGCATTCAATCCAAATGGTACATATACCTACATAGATTCATTCAAATTCCCGACTTGTTGCCAGTGCTATGTGAAGAAAGAATACTTCTTAGTGTTCAAGAATTTAAACCATGGAAagcgattttaa